From Novosphingobium decolorationis, one genomic window encodes:
- a CDS encoding 2-hydroxyacid dehydrogenase produces the protein MKVVVFSTRSYDRTFLEEANRLAGSPHELTFFDTRLSAHSAHFAQGFEAVCAFVNDALGKPELEILARHGIRLVALRCSGFNNVDLEAAARLKIALARVPAYSPDAIAEHAVALMLALNRRIHKAYARVREGNFALDGLLGFDMRGKTAGIVGTGRIGLNVARILKGFGCEVLASDPSPSPELAQLGGEYTSFDDLLGRCDIISLHCPLTPATHHLIGRGAIARMKPGVMLINTSRGAVMDARAVIAGLKSGKVGNVGLDVYEEEGDLFFENLSDTVIRDDVFVRLMTFPNVLITGHQGFFTREAMTAIAETTVANLSAYEAQGAPLHAVSVALLA, from the coding sequence ATGAAGGTCGTCGTCTTCAGCACGCGTTCGTACGATCGGACATTCCTGGAGGAGGCCAATCGGCTGGCCGGAAGCCCACACGAACTGACGTTTTTCGATACCCGGTTGTCGGCCCATTCGGCGCATTTTGCACAGGGCTTCGAGGCGGTCTGCGCCTTCGTCAACGATGCGCTGGGAAAGCCTGAGCTGGAGATCCTCGCGCGACACGGCATTCGCCTTGTTGCGCTGCGCTGTTCAGGGTTCAACAACGTCGACCTGGAGGCCGCGGCCCGGCTCAAGATCGCTCTGGCGCGGGTTCCCGCCTATTCGCCCGACGCCATTGCCGAGCACGCCGTCGCACTCATGCTCGCGCTCAACCGGCGCATCCACAAGGCCTATGCGCGGGTGCGCGAGGGCAACTTCGCGCTCGACGGGCTGCTCGGCTTCGACATGCGGGGCAAGACCGCCGGGATCGTCGGGACCGGGCGCATCGGCCTCAACGTCGCGCGGATACTGAAGGGCTTTGGCTGCGAGGTGCTGGCAAGCGACCCTTCGCCCAGCCCTGAACTGGCGCAGCTGGGCGGCGAATACACCTCGTTCGATGATCTCCTGGGGCGCTGCGACATCATCAGCCTCCACTGCCCGCTCACGCCCGCCACCCATCACCTCATCGGGCGTGGCGCAATCGCGCGCATGAAGCCGGGCGTCATGCTCATCAACACGAGCCGGGGCGCGGTGATGGACGCCCGCGCGGTCATTGCCGGGCTCAAGAGTGGCAAGGTCGGCAACGTCGGGCTCGACGTCTACGAGGAGGAGGGCGATCTCTTTTTCGAGAACCTCTCCGACACGGTCATTCGCGACGATGTCTTCGTGCGCCTGATGACCTTTCCCAATGTCCTCATCACCGGCCACCAGGGCTTCTTCACGCGCGAGGCGATGACCGCGATTGCCGAGACGACCGTCGCCAACCTCTCGGCCTACGAGGCGCAAGGCGCTCCGCTTCACGCGGTTTCGGTTGCCTTGCTGGCCTGA
- a CDS encoding cation-translocating P-type ATPase has product MLEAKIPEDRGWHALDPVTVAADLGAGSAGLSGSEAARRLERYGPNLLPRVKPPHPLMRFAAQFNNALIYFLLASAAAAFVLDHAIDAGVILAVVLINAFVGVIQEGKAEKALAGMENLVGEEAHVLRDGHRQPVPAGSLVPGDTVLVEAGDRVPADLRIVRARALSIEEAALTGESVAADKQEEAVEPDAPLAERTSMAYSGTLVVRGQATGIVVATGASTQIGKIGALLQSVPRLVTPLLKQIDQFGTRLTLLILMGSAALFAFSVTARSYPWVDALIAVVALAVGAIPEGLPAVITITLAIGVQRMARRKAVIRKLPAVETLGATSVICSDKTGTLTRNAMTVTRLFTPEGEWLVSGSGYAPEGAIKAREHETARPGEILNCGALCNDARLHHEDGNWSVVGDPMEGALLALAGKAGLDTAELHADWTRLDEIPFDAAYRLMATLVRSPKGEAIAFVKGAPEAVLALGAAGTDFERWHGITRQAAAQGERILGFAAITLAPGTTRLRFEDLQGARILGLMAFVDPPREEARIAIGECRSAGIAVKMITGDHAATAVAIARQLEIEDEPRALTGAQIEAMSDEELRREVPEVAVFARASPEHKLRIVRALQSHGQIVAMTGDGVNDAPSLRQADVGTAMGASGTQAAREASEMVLLDDNFASIVAAVREGRTVYDNIRKVIAWTLPTNGGEIIAVVLAIILDLALPMTATQILWINLITSVTLGLVLAFEPSEPGIMERAPRAKDSPLLSGFILWRVGLVSLLFAVALLGVYFAALNTGTDIATTRTMVVNMLVIAEIFYLFNVRYMHVQSLSWHGILGTRAVLVAVGTVALAQVCFTYLPPFQAVFETRPLSFTQGATLIAIGAVIFILLELEKLLVRRLGWFAELD; this is encoded by the coding sequence TTGCTCGAAGCGAAAATTCCCGAAGATCGGGGCTGGCATGCCCTCGATCCCGTCACTGTCGCCGCCGATCTGGGAGCGGGCAGCGCCGGGCTCTCCGGGTCCGAGGCTGCCCGCCGCCTCGAACGCTACGGCCCCAATCTTCTTCCCCGCGTAAAGCCGCCGCATCCGCTCATGCGGTTTGCCGCGCAGTTCAACAACGCGCTTATCTATTTCCTCCTGGCTTCGGCGGCGGCCGCCTTCGTGCTCGACCACGCGATCGATGCCGGTGTGATCCTTGCCGTGGTCCTCATCAATGCCTTCGTCGGCGTGATCCAGGAGGGCAAGGCGGAGAAGGCGCTCGCAGGGATGGAGAACCTTGTCGGCGAGGAAGCCCATGTCCTTCGCGACGGGCACCGCCAGCCCGTCCCCGCCGGAAGTCTGGTGCCGGGCGACACGGTCCTTGTCGAGGCAGGCGACCGGGTGCCTGCGGACCTTCGCATCGTGCGCGCCCGCGCGCTCTCGATCGAGGAAGCCGCACTCACCGGGGAATCGGTCGCCGCCGATAAGCAGGAGGAGGCCGTCGAGCCCGATGCGCCGCTCGCCGAGCGCACGTCGATGGCCTATTCGGGCACACTTGTCGTGCGCGGGCAGGCGACAGGCATTGTCGTCGCGACCGGCGCCAGCACCCAGATCGGCAAGATCGGCGCTCTCCTCCAGTCGGTGCCGCGCCTTGTCACCCCGCTCCTGAAGCAGATCGACCAGTTCGGCACACGCCTCACGCTCCTCATCCTCATGGGCAGCGCCGCGCTCTTCGCATTTTCGGTGACCGCGCGCTCCTACCCCTGGGTCGATGCCCTCATCGCTGTTGTCGCGCTGGCGGTCGGCGCAATCCCCGAAGGGCTCCCCGCCGTCATCACCATCACGCTGGCCATCGGCGTCCAGCGCATGGCGCGGCGCAAGGCGGTGATCCGCAAGCTCCCGGCGGTCGAGACGCTGGGCGCGACCTCGGTCATCTGCAGCGACAAGACCGGCACGCTCACCCGCAACGCGATGACCGTGACCCGCCTCTTCACGCCTGAGGGGGAGTGGCTGGTTTCGGGCAGCGGCTATGCCCCCGAAGGTGCGATCAAGGCCCGGGAGCACGAGACCGCTCGTCCCGGCGAGATTCTGAACTGCGGCGCACTGTGCAACGATGCGCGCCTCCACCACGAAGACGGCAACTGGAGCGTGGTGGGCGATCCCATGGAGGGCGCGCTCCTCGCGCTCGCTGGCAAGGCCGGGCTCGACACCGCCGAACTCCATGCGGACTGGACGCGCCTCGACGAAATTCCCTTCGATGCGGCCTACCGCCTGATGGCAACACTGGTGCGCAGCCCTAAGGGCGAGGCCATCGCCTTCGTCAAGGGCGCGCCGGAAGCGGTGCTCGCGCTGGGCGCGGCAGGCACCGATTTCGAGCGCTGGCACGGCATCACCCGCCAGGCCGCCGCCCAAGGTGAGCGCATCCTGGGCTTTGCCGCCATCACGCTTGCGCCGGGCACCACCCGCCTGCGCTTCGAGGACCTGCAGGGCGCGCGCATCCTGGGTCTCATGGCCTTCGTAGATCCGCCGCGCGAAGAGGCCCGCATCGCCATCGGCGAATGCCGCTCGGCCGGAATTGCGGTCAAGATGATCACCGGAGACCATGCCGCAACGGCCGTGGCCATTGCCCGGCAGCTCGAGATCGAGGACGAACCGCGCGCGCTCACCGGCGCGCAGATCGAGGCCATGAGCGACGAGGAACTGCGCCGCGAGGTGCCCGAAGTCGCCGTGTTCGCGCGCGCCAGTCCCGAGCACAAGCTGCGTATCGTGCGTGCGCTCCAGTCGCACGGCCAGATCGTCGCGATGACCGGCGACGGGGTCAACGATGCGCCCTCGCTGCGCCAGGCCGATGTCGGCACGGCCATGGGCGCCAGCGGCACGCAGGCCGCGCGCGAGGCCTCGGAAATGGTGCTTCTCGACGACAACTTCGCCTCCATCGTCGCGGCCGTGCGCGAGGGACGCACCGTCTACGACAACATCCGCAAGGTCATCGCCTGGACGCTGCCCACCAACGGCGGCGAAATCATCGCCGTGGTCCTGGCGATCATCCTCGACCTTGCCCTGCCGATGACCGCAACGCAGATCCTGTGGATCAACCTCATCACCTCGGTCACGCTGGGCCTCGTGCTCGCCTTCGAACCTTCCGAGCCGGGCATCATGGAACGTGCGCCGCGCGCCAAGGACAGCCCCTTGCTGTCCGGCTTCATCCTGTGGCGCGTGGGCCTCGTCTCGCTGCTCTTCGCCGTGGCGCTGCTGGGGGTCTACTTCGCCGCCCTCAACACGGGAACGGACATCGCGACGACCCGCACGATGGTGGTCAACATGCTGGTGATCGCGGAGATCTTCTACCTCTTCAACGTGCGCTACATGCATGTTCAGTCACTCAGCTGGCACGGGATCCTGGGCACGCGTGCGGTGCTCGTCGCGGTAGGCACGGTTGCGCTGGCGCAAGTGTGCTTCACCTACCTCCCGCCGTTCCAGGCCGTGTTCGAGACCCGCCCGCTCAGCTTCACGCAAGGGGCAACGCTCATCGCGATCGGCGCTGTGATCTTCATTCTCCTGGAGCTCGAGAAACTGCTGGTCCGGCGCCTGGGCTGGTTTGCCGAACTCGACTGA
- a CDS encoding trehalase-like domain-containing protein yields MAVHTALGEHGMIGDTRSSALVDRTGTITRLTWHVPGAAAPLHAQDLRPGGISAFRLEDAQPLAQSYRAGTTILDTYFAGPTGAIKLTDFMPVALPGPGDADEAGGGIRDGARIVRFLTCTRGTMAGRLILNLDGQARAPEQLAPNLWTVPLGEITLRLEGALDIAVNGSRLAMPFTLKAGEQAHLALSCDAGTQAEQVRSVSAARKALAQCDAFWRAEGAPTQGASSPRA; encoded by the coding sequence GTGGCTGTGCACACGGCGCTTGGCGAACACGGCATGATCGGCGACACGCGCTCGAGCGCCCTTGTCGACCGTACCGGCACGATCACCCGCCTGACCTGGCACGTACCGGGCGCGGCCGCCCCGCTCCACGCCCAGGACCTGCGCCCGGGCGGCATTTCGGCGTTCCGGCTCGAAGACGCGCAGCCGCTGGCGCAAAGCTACCGCGCGGGCACGACCATTCTCGACACCTACTTCGCAGGGCCTACCGGCGCAATCAAGCTGACCGACTTCATGCCCGTGGCCCTGCCCGGCCCTGGCGATGCGGACGAGGCGGGCGGCGGCATCCGGGACGGCGCGCGCATCGTGCGCTTCCTGACCTGCACGCGCGGCACCATGGCGGGCCGCCTCATTCTCAACCTCGATGGCCAGGCGCGCGCGCCGGAGCAACTGGCGCCGAACCTTTGGACGGTGCCGCTGGGCGAGATCACGCTGCGTCTTGAAGGCGCGCTCGACATTGCGGTCAATGGTAGCCGCCTTGCCATGCCCTTCACGCTGAAAGCCGGGGAACAGGCGCATCTGGCGCTATCCTGCGATGCAGGAACCCAGGCCGAACAGGTCCGCAGCGTCTCGGCGGCCCGCAAGGCGCTGGCGCAATGCGACGCCTTCTGGCGCGCCGAGGGCGCCCCCACCCAGGGCGCGAGTTCGCCCCGGGCCTGA
- a CDS encoding BCCT family transporter — MFFGAIAAIGGLIVFALYDTDVATARFEAIQAFATHNFGWLFVATANVMLVTSAFLAISRIGHVRLGGADAKPTYSATSWFAMLFSAGMGIGLLFYGVAEPIMHFSNPPISSFSDPGATLPQGLARNAQHAMGLTYLHWGLHAWSIYAIIGLGLAYIAYNRKLPLNLGTFLRAAFPRIPTLVVDLVDIMAITATVCGVAASLGFGASQINAGLTLLFGAPEGGMVRAIIIVVVTALATLSVAMGLDAGIKRLSELNMGLALLLALFVFVVGPTVYLLDSFIQNLGYYFQRFIYLSTWTESYTDEDWQSSWTMFYYAWWVSWSPFVGIFIARISYGRTVREFISGVLIVPSLVTFAWMTILGDTALHIELFGAGGLSEAVNASMPDALFAFLGNFPLSGIVSGLAVVIVTTFFVTSADSGALVTAMIASGGHHEAGFVPRVTWAISIGALAGALLYGGGLQALKTAAIVTGLPFAAVLLLMCFGLIKMLLARVPAQDEAAREEALAAE; from the coding sequence GTGTTCTTTGGCGCAATTGCCGCGATCGGTGGGCTCATAGTCTTCGCGCTCTACGATACAGATGTTGCTACCGCCCGTTTCGAGGCCATTCAGGCCTTTGCGACCCATAATTTTGGCTGGCTTTTCGTGGCGACGGCCAATGTCATGCTGGTTACGAGCGCGTTTCTCGCCATCTCGCGGATCGGGCATGTGCGCCTTGGCGGAGCGGATGCGAAGCCCACCTACAGCGCGACCAGCTGGTTCGCGATGCTGTTCAGTGCAGGGATGGGCATCGGCCTGCTCTTCTACGGTGTCGCCGAGCCGATCATGCACTTCTCCAATCCGCCGATTTCCTCGTTCTCCGATCCCGGCGCCACACTGCCTCAGGGTCTTGCGCGCAATGCGCAGCATGCCATGGGGCTCACTTACCTGCACTGGGGCCTGCATGCCTGGTCGATCTACGCGATCATCGGCCTGGGGCTCGCCTATATCGCCTACAACCGCAAGCTGCCGCTCAACCTGGGCACGTTCCTGCGCGCAGCCTTCCCGCGCATCCCGACGCTGGTCGTCGATCTGGTCGACATCATGGCGATCACCGCGACCGTGTGCGGGGTGGCCGCCTCGCTGGGCTTCGGCGCCTCGCAGATCAACGCCGGGCTGACCCTCCTCTTCGGCGCGCCCGAGGGGGGCATGGTCCGCGCCATCATCATTGTCGTCGTGACCGCGCTCGCCACGCTGTCCGTGGCGATGGGGCTCGACGCTGGCATCAAGCGCCTCTCCGAGCTCAACATGGGGTTGGCGCTGCTGCTGGCGCTGTTCGTCTTCGTGGTCGGCCCCACGGTCTACCTGCTCGACAGTTTCATCCAGAACCTGGGCTACTATTTCCAGCGCTTCATCTATCTCTCGACCTGGACCGAGAGCTACACCGACGAGGACTGGCAGAGCAGCTGGACGATGTTCTACTATGCCTGGTGGGTGAGCTGGTCGCCTTTCGTGGGCATCTTCATCGCGCGCATTTCCTATGGCCGCACGGTGCGCGAGTTCATTTCGGGCGTGCTCATCGTCCCCAGTCTCGTGACGTTCGCCTGGATGACCATCTTAGGCGATACCGCGCTTCATATCGAGCTGTTCGGGGCCGGGGGCCTGTCCGAGGCGGTCAACGCCTCGATGCCTGATGCCCTGTTTGCCTTCCTCGGCAACTTTCCCCTGAGCGGAATCGTGTCGGGGCTGGCCGTGGTGATCGTGACCACGTTCTTCGTGACCTCGGCGGATTCGGGCGCGCTCGTCACCGCGATGATCGCCTCGGGCGGGCATCATGAGGCGGGCTTCGTACCGCGCGTGACCTGGGCAATCTCGATCGGCGCGCTTGCCGGGGCGCTGCTCTACGGGGGGGGGCTGCAGGCGCTGAAGACAGCGGCCATCGTGACGGGCCTGCCCTTTGCCGCGGTCCTGCTGCTCATGTGCTTCGGGCTGATCAAGATGCTCCTCGCCCGGGTCCCCGCCCAAGACGAAGCTGCGCGCGAAGAGGCCCTCGCGGCCGAGTAA